The Pempheris klunzingeri isolate RE-2024b chromosome 1, fPemKlu1.hap1, whole genome shotgun sequence genome includes a region encoding these proteins:
- the cops2 gene encoding COP9 signalosome complex subunit 2, translated as MSDMEDDFMCDDEEDYDLEYSEDSNSEPNVDLENQYYNSKALKEDDPKAALSSFQKVLELEGEKGEWGFKALKQMIKINFKLTNFPEMMNRYKQLLTYIRSAVTRNYSEKSINSILDYISTSKQMDLLQEFYETTLEALKDAKNDRLWFKTNTKLGKLYLEREEYGKLQKILRQLHQSCQTDDGEDDLKKGTQLLEIYALEIQMYTAQKNNKKLKALYEQSLHIKSAIPHPLIMGVIRECGGKMHLREGEFEKAHTDFFEAFKNYDESGSPRRTTCLKYLVLANMLMKSGINPFDSQEAKPYKNDPEILAMTNLVSAYQNNDITEFEKILKTNHSNIMDDPFIREHIEELLRNIRTQVLIKLIKPYTRIHIPFISKELNIDVCDVESLLVQCILDNTIHGRIDQVNQLLELDYQKRGGARYTALDKWTNQLNTLNQAIVSKLT; from the exons ATGTCTGACATGGAAGACGATTTCATGTGCGATGATGAAGAAGATTACGACCTG GAATACTCAGAGGACAGTAATTCAGAGCCAAATGTGGACCTGGAAAACCAGTACTACAACTCCAAAGCCTTGAAGGAGGATGATCCCAAAGCAGCACTCAGCAGTTTCCAGAAG gtgttggAACtagaaggagagaaaggagaatgGGGATTTAAAGCACTGAAACAGATGATTAAAATCAACTTTAAGCTG ACCAACTTTCCAGAGATGATGAACAGGTACAAGCAGCTCCTCACATACATCAGAAGTGCTGTCACCAGGAACTACTCAGAGAAGTCCATCAACTCCATTCTGGACTATATCTCTACCTCCAAACAG ATGGACTTGCTGCAGGAGTTCTATGAAACCACATTGGAGGCTTTGAAAGATGCAAAAAATGACAGACTGTGGTTTAAAACTAACACAAAG TTGGGCAAGCTGTACTTGGAGAGAGAAGAATATGGGAAACTGCAAAAGATCCTTAGGCAACTTCACCAGTCATGtcag ACAGATGATGGAGAGGATGACTTGAAGAAAGGTACACAGCTGTTGGAGATCTATGCTCTGGAGATCCAGATGTAcacagcacaaaaaaacaacaagaaactaAAAGCCCTGTATGAACAGTCTCTGCATATTAAATCAGCCATCCCTCACCCGCTCATTATGGGAGTTATCAGAG AGTGTGGTGGGAAAATGCACTTGAGAGAGGGTGAGTTTGAGAAAGCTCACACAGACTTCTTTGAGGCCTTTAAAAACTATGATGAGTCTGGAAGCCCAAGAAGAACGACATGCCTGAAGTACCTGGTCCTAGCCAACATGCTGATGAAGTCAGGAATAAACCCTTTTGACTCTCAAGAG GCCAAACCATACAAAAACGACCCAGAGATCCTAGCAATGACTAACTTAGTAAG CGCCTACCAGAACAATGACATCACTGAATTTGAGAAAATTTTGAAAACAAATCACAGTAACATAATGGACGACCCCTTCATTAGAGAGCACATAGAGG AGCTCCTGCGGAACATTAGAACTCAAGTACTTATCAAACTCATCAAACCATACACGAGAATACACATCCCTTTCATTTCTAAG GAGCTGAAcattgatgtgtgtgatgtggagAGTTTGCTGGTGCAGTGCATCTTGGATAA cACAATCCATGGCCGAATTGACCAAGTCAACCAGCTACTAGAACTGGACTaccagaagagaggaggggctCGCTACACAGCTTTAGACAAATGGACAAATCAGCTGAACACTCTCAACCAAGCCATTGTTAGCAAACTCACATGA